The Triticum aestivum cultivar Chinese Spring chromosome 7B, IWGSC CS RefSeq v2.1, whole genome shotgun sequence genome window below encodes:
- the LOC123157506 gene encoding glutaredoxin-C8, translating to MASTTFRRFSVAAAAAAFIALAAFGSASASKTAFVKSTVKAHDVVIFSKSYCPYCKRAKAVFKELELKKDPYVVELDQREDGGEIQDALSDMVGRRTVPQVFIRGKHLGGSDDTVDAYENGELAKLLNISVKDDL from the exons ATGGCGTCGACGACGTTCAGGCGCTTCAGcgtggcggcggccgccgccgcgttCATCGCCCTCGCGGCCTTCGGATCCGCCTCGGCGTCCAAGACGGCCTTCGTCAAGTCCACCGTCAAAGCCCACGACGTCGTCATCTTCTCCAAGTCCTACTGCCC GTATTGTAAAAGGGCGAAGGCTGTGTTTAAGGAACTTGAACTGAAGAAGGACCCATATGTCGTCGAGCTTGATCAGCGAG AGGATGGTGGGGAAATCCAGGACGCCTTATCCGACATGGTTGGCAGGCGTACTGTTCCTCAGGTTTTCATCCGAGGAAAGCACTTGGGAGGCTCTGATG ATACTGTTGACGCATATGAAAATGGCGAGCTGGCTAAACTTCTGAACATCAGTGTGAAGGACGATCTTTGA
- the LOC123159893 gene encoding uncharacterized protein, whose product MEKTVALALLLLFTLLTTAHRFADGQAFCRSQISLANEACSLRTFPGSRPPYVPRQLLNETSTSTTPGSKEYELRTRDDDDDDDDDEEGGEHEGRHRRRQRHRHSADNSDPRDTACCRRLMAIDNSCICQASARLPVFMTSVWHVIKLTPVEGCEVTFECPGALSPLG is encoded by the coding sequence ATGGAGAAAACCGTAGCACTAGCTCTGCTGCTACTCTTCACTCTCCTGACCACGGCGCATCGGTTCGCGGATGGCCAGGCCTTCTGCCGGTCGCAGATCAGCCTCGCAAACGAGGCGTGCAGCCTGAGGACCTTCCCGGGGTCGAGGCCCCCCTACGTGCCCCGGCAGCTACTCAACGAAACCTCCACGTCGACGACACCCGGCAGCAAGGAGTACGAGCTTCGGAcccgggacgacgacgacgacgacgatgacgatgaagaaggGGGAGAACACGAGGGGCGGCACCGGCGTCGACAGCGGCACCGCCACAGTGCCGACAACAGCGACCCGCGTGACACGGCCTGCTGCCGCCGGCTGATGGCCATCGACAACTCGTGCATCTGCCAGGCATCGGCGCGCCTGCCGGTGTTCATGACCTCGGTGTGGCACGTCATCAAGCTCACGCCGGTGGAGGGCTGCGAGGTCACCTTCGAGTGCCCTGGCGCCTTGTCACCGCTGGGCTGA
- the LOC123158435 gene encoding uncharacterized protein yields MSSPPPSPSLLLPVTSSPLATTTTVASLLPTPGSSVAPVPAVLTPQEVSGVLLRDLTQAVQEIHMFLAGSYGSHTAAPSIATTAPPWLPWQPPPQAAFAMLAEPLQLSSITTTAQPWLQWPPSVSSAAQYGTPYDGTATTSFPSASPPSQGVHIQQIKSPPLPIRFNSDETEAFTPSRGLRQGDPLSPYLFLICAKGLSSLLAHEEAVGGIQGIRVCRSAPSVSHLLFANDSLILMMADMLNDTSLKNALDLYCSSSGQLVSDAKSSVFFSPNTLVEVRVEVCTQLNIVSEAISDKYLGLPSKVGIDRSDSFQYLVDRVCALINSWMSKILSISGKEMLLKAVAQAIPVYAIIMAGMKTFKEGAIWRVGDGASTDIWKDQWIPTSHDRRKVQELIDPISGSWDEQFLREIFWPVDAERILQIPLSSHGQSNFISWHFSKSGCFTVRSAYHITWKSEYRTWARMNVGAGRVDPHPVWKVLWDRTVPPKVNVFNWRVLHGTIPCYCTLSDRHLSTPVICPVCGNEPEDLRHMLFACERAKAVWKELGLETSIANAAAHERSGSYAMDVPSMEALALLQGLRLAEHLGIYALVVESDSQEIVQAMKDPSEYRALAAVVTDDCRQVLSSFGRATIVHCARESNGVAHWLARTSYRRQLNEVWQEHPPDFLIPSLVSDMIIV; encoded by the exons atgtcttcaccgccgccaaGCCCGTCTCTTCTGCTGCCGGTCACCTCGTCGCCTCTAGCgactaccacgaccgtcgcgtcgctcctGCCCACGCCGGGATCCTCCGTCGCGCCCGTCCCCGCCGTCCTCACCCCGCAGGAGGTGTCCGGGGTGCTGTTGCGGGACCTAACgcaggcggtccaggagatccacatgttcttggccgggtcctacgggTCGCACACGGCTGCGCCGTCCATCGCCACCACCGCGCCGCCGTGGCTGCCATGGCAGCCACCGCCCCAGGCGGCCTTCGCCATGCTCGCCGAGCCGCTGCAGCTGTCATCCATCACCACcaccgcccagccctggctgcagtggcCACCGTCGGTCAGCTCCGCCGCCCAGTATGGGACCCCCTACGATGGGACTGCGACGACCTCGTTCCCATCAGCGTCGCCACCATCCCAGGGCGTccacatccagcagatcaagtcccCGCCGTTGCC GATTAGGTTCAACTCGGATGAAACAGAGGCATTTACCCCATCCAGGGGGCTCAGGCAAGGGGACCCGTTATCTCCTTACCTATTCTTGATATGTGCTAAAGGGTTATCCAGTCTACTAGCGCATGAAGAGGCGGTCGGTGGTATCCAAGGAATTAGGGTGTGCCGTAGTGCACCATCAGTTTCACACTTGTTATTTGCTAATGATTCCCTGATCCTGATGATGGCGGATATGTTGAATGACACGTCACTCAAGAATGCGCTGGACTTGTACTGTTCTAGCTCGGGTCAACTGGTAAGTGATGCAAAATCCAGTGTCTTTTTCAGTCCAAACACTTTGGTGGAGGTACGAGTAGAGGTTTGCACACAGCTTAATATAGTTTCAGAGGCTATTTCTGATAAGTATTTGGGACTACCGTCAAAGGTTGGAATCGACCGTAGTGACAGTTTTCAGTACCTGGTTGATAGAGTATGTGCGCTTATTAACAGTTGGATGTCAAAGATTCTCTCGATCAGTGGAAAGGAGATGTTACTGAAAGCAGTGGCGCAGGCGATCCCAGTCTATGCCAT TATCATGGCAGGTATGAAAACCTTCAAGGAAGGGGCGATCTGGCGGGTCGGGGATGGTGCATCCACTGACATTTGGAAGGATCAGTGGATTCCCACAAGCCATGATCGGAGG AAAGTACAAGAACTGATTGATCCAATATCCGGAAGTTGGGATGAACAATTCTTAAGGGAAATTTTTTGGCCAGTGGATGCTGAAAGAATATTGCAGATACCACTATCATCTCATGGCCAATCTAATTTTATttcatggcatttttcaaagtccgGATGTTTCACGGTCCGGTCTGCTTATCACATCACTTGGAAATCTGAGTACAGAACATGGGCTCGGATGAATGTTGGAGCAGGAAGAGTGGATCCGCATCCGGTTTGGAAAGTCCTTTGGGACAGGACAGTGCCCCCTAAGGTAAATGTGTTTAACTGGAGAGTGCTACATGGGACTATACCATGCTATTGTACGCTATCAGATCGGCACCTATCTACTCCGGTGATTTGTCCAGTATGCGGCAATGAGCCAGAGGATCTGCGACATATGTTGTTTGCGTGCGAGAGAGCCAAGGCCGTGTGGAAGGAGCTGGGGCTGGAAACATCGATCGCGAATGCAGCAGCCCATGAGCGGTCGGGGTCG TATGCCATGGATGTTCCCTCTATGGAAGCGTTAGCACTTTTGCAAGGACTGCGATTGGCAGAGCATTTGGGTATTTATGCACTGGTTGTGGAGTCCGACTCACAGGAGATAGTACAAGCTATGAAGGATCCTTCGGAGTACCGTGCTTTGGCTGCGGTGGTGACAGATGATTGCCGACAGGTGTTGAGTTCTTTCGGCAGGGCGACGATTGTCCACTGTGCTAGGGAGAGTAATGGGGTAGCGCATTGGCTAGCCAGGACTAGTTATAGAAGGCAGTTAAATGAGGTCTGGCAAGAGCATCCCCCTGATTTCTTAATTCCCTCCCTTGTATCTGATATGATTATTGTGTAA